A window of the Streptomyces griseochromogenes genome harbors these coding sequences:
- a CDS encoding helix-turn-helix domain-containing protein gives MTELGLADTVGMLRQPGVRTRHTSSGLGWDRLYLSAQEEQPYRAAFDPAPTHLLILHLSGPVPVRRGQGADGRARTIPAGGFFLQPAGRALAVELGGRLQTIHAYLTDDALRDANGGRPVELSEELGVSDPLAEQLMLALEGAVRSWEPSARTYTDHLTGMLAAQLARRHGVRAAVPPPDPAGLSDRQLAAVRELMRQRLAEPLPIADLAASASLSPSQFTRRFRASTGHSPHQFLLGHRLEAACRMLRTGSTPIAEVAAACGFSHQEHLTRVMRARLGTTPAALRRSG, from the coding sequence ATGACGGAGCTCGGCCTGGCGGACACGGTCGGCATGCTGCGACAGCCCGGCGTGCGGACACGACACACCAGCTCAGGGCTCGGATGGGACCGGCTGTATCTCTCCGCGCAGGAGGAGCAGCCCTACCGCGCGGCGTTCGATCCGGCCCCCACCCACCTGTTGATCCTGCACCTCAGTGGTCCTGTCCCCGTACGGCGGGGGCAGGGCGCGGACGGGCGGGCACGGACGATCCCGGCCGGTGGGTTCTTTCTGCAGCCGGCCGGCCGAGCTCTCGCCGTCGAGCTCGGAGGGCGGCTGCAGACGATCCACGCCTACCTCACGGACGATGCCCTGCGCGACGCGAACGGCGGACGGCCCGTGGAGCTGTCCGAGGAGCTCGGGGTCAGTGATCCACTCGCCGAACAGCTCATGCTCGCGCTGGAGGGCGCGGTGCGCTCCTGGGAGCCGTCGGCCCGCACGTACACCGATCACCTGACGGGTATGCTCGCCGCCCAGCTGGCACGCCGCCACGGTGTCCGTGCGGCCGTGCCCCCGCCCGACCCGGCCGGGCTGTCCGACCGGCAGCTCGCGGCCGTCCGGGAGCTGATGCGGCAGCGCCTGGCCGAACCGCTGCCGATCGCGGACCTCGCCGCCTCGGCCTCGCTGAGCCCGAGCCAGTTCACGCGGAGGTTCCGGGCGAGCACAGGCCACTCGCCCCACCAGTTCCTGCTCGGGCACCGCCTGGAGGCCGCGTGCCGGATGCTGCGCACCGGCTCCACCCCGATCGCGGAGGTGGCCGCCGCCTGCGGCTTCTCCCACCAGGAGCACCTCACCCGGGTGATGCGCGCCCGGCTGGGCACCACCCCGGCCGCACTGCGCCGCTCCGGCTGA
- a CDS encoding C40 family peptidase yields MASHRRLKQPSRTRVTVLTTAAAAAVALSANAANAAPSEKLNKDEVKAKVDKLYEQAEQATEKYNGAKEKQQKLQKEISTIQDSVARGRQELNKLRDGLGSLATAQYRSGGMDSSVQLFLSSDPDDFLDKASTLDQLSSQQVEALKKIQDKQRELAQERAEATEKLKDLAATRTELGNKKKEVQGKLAEAQKLLNTLTAKEKAALAAEQQRADRSSADRVDLGNDTSASGRAGAAFSAAQSKLGTPYVYGATGPSSYDCSGLTSWAYAQAGVSIPRTSEAQANIGTRLTRSQLQVGDLVFFFNDLHHVGLYAGNGQILHAPRTGTVVRYESMDTIGGPFMFGVRV; encoded by the coding sequence GTGGCGTCCCACCGTCGACTGAAGCAGCCGAGCCGCACGCGCGTGACCGTGCTGACCACCGCGGCAGCCGCCGCCGTCGCGCTCAGCGCGAACGCCGCCAATGCCGCGCCGAGCGAGAAGCTCAACAAGGACGAGGTCAAGGCGAAGGTCGACAAGCTCTACGAGCAGGCGGAGCAGGCCACCGAGAAGTACAACGGGGCCAAGGAGAAGCAGCAGAAGCTGCAGAAAGAGATCTCCACGATCCAGGACAGCGTCGCCCGCGGCCGGCAGGAGCTCAACAAGCTGCGCGACGGCCTCGGTTCGCTGGCGACGGCCCAGTACCGCTCCGGCGGCATGGATTCCTCGGTCCAGCTCTTCCTGTCCTCCGACCCGGACGACTTCCTCGACAAGGCCTCCACGCTCGACCAGTTGAGCAGCCAGCAGGTCGAGGCCCTGAAGAAGATTCAGGACAAACAGCGCGAACTAGCCCAGGAGCGCGCCGAAGCCACCGAGAAGCTCAAGGACCTCGCCGCCACCCGCACGGAACTGGGCAACAAGAAGAAGGAAGTCCAGGGCAAGCTCGCCGAGGCGCAGAAGCTGCTCAACACCCTGACCGCCAAGGAGAAGGCGGCCCTCGCGGCCGAGCAGCAGCGCGCCGATCGCTCCTCCGCGGACCGCGTGGACCTCGGCAACGACACCTCCGCCTCCGGCCGGGCCGGCGCCGCGTTCTCCGCCGCACAGAGCAAGCTCGGCACGCCCTACGTCTACGGCGCCACCGGCCCCTCCTCCTACGACTGCTCGGGCCTGACCTCCTGGGCCTACGCCCAGGCCGGCGTCTCGATACCGCGCACCTCCGAGGCCCAGGCGAACATCGGCACCCGCCTCACACGAAGTCAGCTTCAGGTCGGCGACCTGGTCTTCTTCTTCAACGACCTGCACCACGTGGGCCTGTACGCGGGCAACGGCCAGATCCTGCACGCTCCTCGCACTGGCACAGTCGTACGGTACGAGTCGATGGACACCATCGGCGGACCGTTCATGTTCGGTGTCCGAGTCTGA
- a CDS encoding HEAT repeat domain-containing protein, translating to MDQGELIAELERAGRDKELTARVVRRLAEPGAAAVPGLISALGTVDRQAMWGLRDALRLIGPAAFDAAVTARARAGKVPDWWELGHVLRSFDERCIPQYVAALSHPMKEIRQQALGGLQKLGEAAAAAVVDVIPFLNDPDRYTRYHAEKTIRAIGGQAGPVLRDIRREGPAHLRKHALSALAFIGGEAELDERDLRALERLVRIKSSEDTPESLPEHRWLAVPGAAYEGLFDVMGLHDRRPCTVSMGLSAMEDDVAHVADPDGTKHTVYRVFVTPELDGWRLVYADTPLWEMHWDVDDLLCRISAACGQAQFFFQDDHSDSMVWAVAIDGTMRRSYWRYGEPQWKGEPMDWEDALSEDPDYDPEDDHEPNATQESSVARAACSLSLDPAGVGEHTPMRGHGWLAVTREAVGHGPFTGALRI from the coding sequence ATGGATCAAGGTGAACTGATCGCGGAGCTGGAGCGGGCTGGTCGCGACAAGGAGTTGACGGCGCGGGTCGTCCGTCGTCTGGCCGAGCCCGGGGCCGCGGCTGTGCCCGGGCTGATTTCCGCGCTGGGTACGGTGGACCGACAGGCTATGTGGGGACTGCGGGATGCACTGCGTCTGATAGGCCCTGCCGCCTTCGACGCCGCCGTGACGGCCCGCGCCAGGGCCGGGAAAGTACCCGACTGGTGGGAGCTGGGCCATGTGCTGCGCAGCTTCGACGAGCGGTGCATTCCGCAGTACGTGGCCGCACTGTCGCACCCCATGAAGGAGATACGGCAGCAAGCGCTGGGCGGTCTGCAGAAACTCGGTGAGGCCGCCGCGGCTGCGGTGGTTGATGTCATCCCGTTCCTGAACGACCCCGACCGCTATACCCGCTACCACGCAGAGAAGACGATCCGGGCCATCGGCGGGCAGGCAGGCCCCGTGCTGCGGGACATCCGCCGCGAAGGTCCCGCCCACCTGCGCAAACACGCCCTGAGCGCACTGGCCTTCATTGGCGGCGAGGCTGAACTCGACGAGCGGGATCTGCGCGCCCTGGAACGACTCGTCCGGATCAAATCGTCCGAGGACACTCCGGAGAGTCTGCCCGAGCACCGCTGGCTGGCCGTCCCCGGTGCGGCGTACGAAGGCCTCTTCGATGTCATGGGACTGCACGACCGAAGGCCCTGCACAGTCTCGATGGGGCTGTCCGCCATGGAGGACGACGTGGCTCATGTGGCAGACCCCGATGGTACGAAGCACACGGTGTACCGGGTGTTCGTCACGCCGGAGCTGGACGGCTGGCGGCTGGTCTATGCCGACACGCCGCTCTGGGAAATGCACTGGGACGTCGACGACCTCCTGTGCCGGATCAGCGCTGCCTGCGGACAGGCCCAGTTCTTCTTCCAGGACGACCACAGCGACTCGATGGTCTGGGCCGTGGCCATCGACGGCACGATGCGCCGCAGCTACTGGCGCTACGGAGAGCCGCAATGGAAGGGCGAGCCCATGGACTGGGAGGACGCTCTCAGCGAAGACCCGGACTACGACCCCGAAGACGATCACGAGCCGAACGCCACCCAGGAATCCAGCGTCGCCCGTGCGGCCTGCTCGCTCTCACTGGACCCGGCAGGCGTCGGCGAACACACACCCATGCGCGGCCACGGCTGGCTTGCGGTCACGAGGGAGGCAGTGGGCCACGGTCCGTTCACCGGAGCGCTGCGCATCTAG
- a CDS encoding AAA family ATPase — protein MTQRLSTVVLMCGLPGAGKTTYAMGLVRRGYVRLSIDEVVWQRLGRRDAGLVLEAEAFDRLKEEIRREQRQELVELMLAGRDVVVDYSFWSRAARDDYKALIESHGCRRELVHLKADRTTLERRLEVRNGAEGANSVTVDETLFHRYLAGFEEPNGEGEQVVMQSST, from the coding sequence GTGACGCAGCGATTGAGCACGGTGGTGCTGATGTGCGGTCTTCCGGGAGCGGGCAAGACCACCTACGCGATGGGGCTGGTGCGACGCGGTTATGTTCGGCTCTCGATCGACGAGGTGGTCTGGCAACGACTCGGGCGGCGCGACGCCGGTCTGGTGCTGGAGGCGGAGGCGTTCGACCGGCTCAAGGAAGAGATCCGCCGCGAGCAGCGGCAGGAACTGGTCGAACTGATGCTGGCCGGGCGCGATGTGGTGGTGGACTACAGCTTCTGGAGTCGCGCCGCCCGCGATGATTACAAGGCGCTGATCGAGAGCCACGGTTGCCGCAGGGAACTGGTCCACCTCAAGGCCGATCGGACGACGCTGGAGCGTCGCCTCGAGGTACGGAATGGCGCGGAAGGCGCCAACTCCGTCACCGTGGATGAGACGCTGTTCCACCGCTACCTGGCCGGCTTCGAGGAACCGAACGGAGAGGGTGAGCAGGTCGTCATGCAGTCCTCGACTTGA
- a CDS encoding MFS transporter, with product MTAGNGAATPRGTSAIPQQRRILGVLVFSQILGGAGLADGITVGALLAEEMLGTTGLAGLPSALFTAGSALGAFALGRLCRRWGRRPGLALGYAAGALGSLGVVMATVVGSAPLLFFGLFVYGAGTATNLMARYAGADLASPARRGRAVSTVLFATTLGAVAGPNLVTITGELAHSWGIPRLAGPFLLAAVAFAAASAVLAALLRPDPLRLAEKLARTQAPGKADVTTPGAARRPLGREQRRAIVRGTTVMVLTQLVMIALMTMTPVHMQAHGQDTQAIGLVIALHVAAMFLPSPLTGLLVDRFGPRWIAAASGPLLLAAGVLAALAPPHSVPALAIALVLLGLGWNFGLISGTTLVTAPLPPARRAPVQGLVDIGISIAGATGGMSSGLIVALDGFPALALVGGILALAVVPVAMGSARRPPRAGSTARAATRTTAERA from the coding sequence ATGACGGCTGGGAACGGCGCGGCGACACCACGCGGGACATCCGCAATCCCGCAGCAGCGGCGCATCCTGGGAGTGCTGGTGTTCTCCCAGATTCTGGGCGGCGCGGGGCTGGCCGACGGAATCACGGTGGGCGCACTGCTGGCCGAGGAGATGCTCGGCACCACCGGGCTGGCCGGCCTGCCCAGTGCGCTGTTCACCGCCGGGTCGGCGCTGGGCGCCTTCGCGCTCGGCCGACTCTGCCGCCGCTGGGGCCGGCGCCCCGGACTCGCGCTCGGATACGCCGCCGGAGCGCTGGGCAGTCTCGGCGTGGTCATGGCCACCGTCGTCGGCAGCGCACCCCTGCTCTTCTTCGGCCTGTTCGTCTACGGGGCCGGCACCGCCACGAACCTGATGGCGCGGTACGCGGGAGCCGATCTGGCCTCCCCCGCGCGCCGCGGGCGGGCGGTGAGCACCGTCCTCTTCGCCACGACCCTCGGGGCGGTGGCCGGTCCCAACCTGGTGACGATCACCGGAGAACTCGCCCACTCCTGGGGCATTCCGCGGCTCGCCGGGCCGTTCCTGCTGGCCGCCGTGGCATTCGCCGCGGCCTCGGCCGTACTGGCCGCACTGCTGCGGCCCGATCCGCTGCGGCTGGCCGAAAAGCTGGCACGCACCCAGGCGCCCGGCAAGGCCGACGTCACCACCCCCGGCGCAGCCCGCCGGCCGCTAGGCCGGGAGCAGCGCCGGGCGATCGTCCGCGGCACGACCGTGATGGTGCTCACCCAGCTCGTGATGATCGCCCTCATGACGATGACGCCGGTTCACATGCAGGCTCATGGCCAGGACACCCAGGCGATCGGCCTGGTCATCGCCCTGCATGTGGCGGCGATGTTCCTGCCGTCCCCGCTCACCGGGCTGCTGGTCGACCGGTTCGGCCCGCGATGGATCGCCGCGGCCTCCGGCCCGCTGCTGCTGGCCGCCGGGGTGCTGGCCGCCCTGGCACCGCCGCACTCCGTTCCGGCGCTCGCGATCGCCCTCGTACTGCTGGGCCTCGGCTGGAACTTCGGCCTGATCAGCGGCACCACTCTGGTCACCGCGCCCCTGCCACCGGCCCGTCGTGCCCCCGTGCAGGGTCTGGTGGACATCGGCATCTCCATCGCCGGTGCCACCGGCGGCATGTCCTCGGGCCTGATCGTCGCGCTGGACGGCTTCCCGGCGCTGGCACTGGTCGGCGGGATCCTCGCGCTGGCGGTCGTGCCCGTGGCGATGGGCTCGGCCCGTCGACCGCCGCGCGCCGGCTCCACCGCCCGCGCGGCGACGCGTACGACGGCGGAGCGCGCGTGA